In the Duncaniella freteri genome, one interval contains:
- a CDS encoding helix-turn-helix domain-containing protein, producing the protein MDLVSRLKQYLTLRGIGITQFADECDIPRPTASQLLAGRNKKVSDEIIGKIHFTYPDLSVTWLMFGEGDMSTEGNIATSEPENALKKDISEIQILDNKPAETIDEGLFSDKESQPEKTGTIESAEIQESSEEFSFGNNTFSFSHQAATADPHASRPAQCVDAPMPQSKPKTTVQGKDRRVTGIVVYYSDSTYESFIPDPDAKHPFMR; encoded by the coding sequence ATGGATCTTGTTTCCAGACTCAAACAATACCTCACGCTACGTGGTATCGGCATTACCCAATTCGCCGATGAGTGTGACATACCCCGCCCCACAGCATCTCAATTGCTTGCAGGACGAAACAAAAAAGTGAGCGACGAAATCATAGGTAAAATACACTTCACCTACCCTGATCTTTCTGTGACGTGGTTGATGTTTGGCGAAGGGGATATGTCAACGGAAGGAAATATTGCAACGTCAGAGCCTGAAAACGCTCTCAAAAAAGACATTTCAGAGATTCAAATACTTGACAATAAACCGGCTGAGACAATTGATGAGGGTTTGTTTTCTGATAAAGAATCTCAACCAGAAAAAACAGGCACAATTGAAAGTGCGGAAATCCAGGAAAGTAGCGAGGAATTTTCGTTTGGCAACAATACTTTTTCATTCTCACATCAGGCAGCCACTGCCGACCCACATGCATCTCGGCCTGCCCAATGTGTGGACGCACCGATGCCTCAATCCAAACCTAAAACAACAGTTCAAGGGAAAGACAGAAGGGTTACAGGGATCGTGGTCTATTATAGTGATTCAACCTATGAATCGTTCATCCCCGATCCTGATGCGAAACATCCGTTCATGCGTTGA
- a CDS encoding TIGR04076 family protein: MDRRHFCKIGALSLGAVVLGIIKGYAAVNTQKGGGSSVMPCDCRISVVRMECYEDLQSMYLDDPEEGPCRSFHVGEKWNIKSGDVCPPGFCTHAWDALVASVSKALSLRNGGCCKFFNDGVRVVSCPDGSRPVIFRVEINA, from the coding sequence ATGGATAGAAGGCATTTCTGCAAAATAGGAGCTCTCTCATTGGGGGCTGTCGTATTGGGCATAATTAAGGGTTACGCAGCTGTGAACACCCAAAAGGGTGGCGGCAGTTCTGTGATGCCTTGTGATTGCCGAATCTCAGTTGTACGTATGGAATGCTATGAAGATTTGCAGAGCATGTATCTTGATGATCCGGAGGAGGGACCGTGCAGATCATTTCATGTTGGCGAGAAGTGGAATATAAAATCCGGTGATGTATGCCCTCCTGGATTTTGCACGCATGCCTGGGATGCCTTGGTGGCATCTGTGTCTAAGGCGTTGTCATTACGAAACGGCGGGTGCTGTAAATTTTTCAATGATGGGGTGAGGGTGGTGTCATGTCCGGATGGTTCTCGGCCGGTGATTTTCAGAGTTGAGATCAACGCATGA
- the rsgA gene encoding ribosome small subunit-dependent GTPase A, with protein sequence MKGIVIKNTGSNYLVRTTDGIDRACKIKGNFRLKGIRTTNPVAVGDIVSVTDAAGGDTPYIISVEPRHNYIIRRSSNLSKQAHILAANLDQVCLIVTLFHPTTSTTFIDRFLATAEAYRVPAVLVINKIDLLENDSEALEYLSAVKYLYESIGYKVCLVSAKNGDGLESLKTILDSKVTLFSGNSGVGKSTLINDIIPGAELATAEISSIHDTGMHTTTFSEMFAVPEMPEGTYIIDTPGVKGFGTLEFEKHEVGHYFPEIFRYGADCRYGDCTHTHEPGCAVKNALDENLIARSRYASYLSILEDEDDDKYRKGY encoded by the coding sequence ATGAAAGGTATAGTCATAAAGAATACCGGAAGCAACTACCTGGTACGCACCACAGACGGCATCGACAGGGCTTGCAAAATAAAAGGCAACTTCCGGCTAAAAGGAATCCGCACCACCAATCCGGTTGCAGTCGGCGACATTGTCAGCGTCACCGATGCTGCTGGAGGAGACACTCCATACATTATATCGGTGGAACCACGCCACAACTACATCATACGCCGTTCAAGCAATTTGTCAAAACAGGCTCACATCCTTGCCGCCAATCTTGACCAAGTGTGCTTGATAGTTACACTATTTCACCCCACCACTTCCACAACATTCATCGACCGATTCCTTGCGACAGCCGAAGCCTACCGTGTTCCGGCAGTATTGGTCATAAACAAGATAGATCTTCTTGAGAATGATTCGGAAGCACTGGAATATCTCTCAGCAGTAAAATACCTTTATGAATCCATCGGATACAAAGTGTGCCTCGTCTCTGCAAAAAACGGAGACGGACTTGAATCACTCAAAACGATCCTTGACAGTAAAGTCACTCTGTTTTCAGGGAACTCCGGTGTAGGAAAATCGACTCTTATAAACGACATAATACCTGGAGCGGAACTCGCCACAGCAGAGATATCCAGCATCCATGATACCGGAATGCACACCACGACATTCTCCGAGATGTTCGCTGTACCGGAAATGCCTGAAGGGACCTACATCATTGACACCCCAGGGGTCAAAGGATTCGGCACTCTCGAATTCGAAAAGCATGAGGTCGGGCATTATTTCCCGGAAATATTCCGATATGGCGCAGATTGCCGCTATGGCGACTGCACACACACACATGAACCGGGATGCGCCGTGAAGAACGCGCTTGATGAAAATCTCATCGCCAGATCACGCTATGCTTCCTATCTGTCAATCCTTGAAGATGAGGATGACGACAAATACCGTAAAGGGTATTAA
- a CDS encoding ABC-F family ATP-binding cassette domain-containing protein: MSISINNLKVEFSAKCLFDNISYIINRKDKIALVGKNGAGKSTMLKIIAGLQKPTSGSVATPHDTTIGYLPQHMTISDTATVIEEVRTAFSHIHEMHARLDRMSNELASRTDYESTEYQDLIESMTALTDRIAMEESENCEAEMEKTLMGLGFVREDFNRPTSEFSGGWRMRIELAKLLLTRPDVLLLDEPTNHLDIESIQWLENFLTTKANAVVLVSHDRAFIDNVTNRTIEISLGKIYDYSVNYSKYVVLRQERLEQQMRAFQNQQKMIKETEDFIERFRYKATKSVQVQSRIKQLAKIDRIEVDEVDTSHLNLKFPPAPRSGDYPVIADNVGKAYGLHQVFDNATFTIKRGEKVAFVGKNGEGKSTLVKCIMGEIPFTGNLKIGHNVKIGYFAQNQAQLLDEEISVFDTIDRVAVGDIRTKIRDILGAFMFGGEASDKKVKVLSGGEKTRLAMIRLLLEPVNLLILDEPTNHLDMKTKDILKNAIKEFDGTVIVVSHDREFLDGLVEKVYEFGGGKVKECLGGIYEFLEKKKLASLSELERSTTPTEKPSAKKSEQKPSDGPNTQTQTRKLSYAEQREHEKIVRKAKKKMDEAESEVSRLEQEVADIESIISTGSFPSDIYDRHAATTKQLENAMSLWELATLEYEEINSTK, encoded by the coding sequence ATGAGTATATCTATAAATAATCTCAAAGTAGAATTCTCGGCTAAATGCCTTTTTGACAATATTTCCTATATCATAAATCGTAAGGACAAGATTGCGCTTGTAGGTAAAAACGGTGCAGGAAAATCAACTATGCTCAAGATTATAGCCGGTTTACAGAAACCGACGTCCGGTAGCGTCGCCACTCCACACGACACAACTATAGGATACCTTCCACAACATATGACAATAAGCGATACCGCTACTGTCATTGAAGAGGTGCGCACAGCTTTCAGCCACATCCATGAGATGCACGCTCGCCTGGACCGCATGAGCAACGAACTCGCCTCCCGCACCGATTATGAATCGACGGAGTACCAGGATCTCATTGAATCCATGACAGCACTCACCGACCGCATCGCCATGGAGGAAAGCGAGAATTGTGAAGCTGAAATGGAAAAGACTCTCATGGGACTTGGTTTCGTCCGTGAGGACTTCAACCGCCCCACATCAGAATTCTCCGGAGGTTGGCGCATGCGCATTGAGCTTGCCAAACTGCTCCTGACACGTCCTGACGTGCTTCTGCTCGACGAGCCCACCAACCACCTTGACATAGAGTCGATACAATGGCTCGAAAATTTCCTGACCACCAAAGCCAATGCCGTAGTTCTTGTGAGCCACGACCGAGCATTCATCGACAATGTGACCAATCGCACCATCGAGATCTCCCTTGGAAAGATTTATGACTACTCTGTAAATTACTCCAAATACGTTGTGTTGCGACAGGAAAGACTGGAACAGCAGATGCGCGCATTCCAGAACCAGCAGAAGATGATCAAGGAAACAGAGGATTTCATAGAGCGGTTCCGCTACAAGGCAACCAAAAGCGTGCAGGTACAGAGCCGCATCAAGCAGCTTGCCAAGATCGACCGCATCGAAGTCGATGAAGTGGACACCTCTCATCTCAATCTAAAATTCCCACCCGCCCCCCGTTCAGGCGATTATCCGGTGATAGCCGACAATGTGGGGAAAGCATACGGGCTACATCAGGTATTTGACAATGCGACATTCACCATCAAGCGCGGTGAGAAAGTGGCGTTTGTCGGTAAAAACGGTGAGGGAAAATCCACCCTTGTCAAATGCATAATGGGAGAAATACCATTTACAGGCAATCTTAAAATAGGACATAACGTCAAAATCGGTTATTTCGCACAGAATCAGGCACAACTTCTTGACGAGGAAATTTCAGTCTTTGACACAATCGACAGAGTTGCTGTAGGTGACATCCGTACCAAGATACGCGACATTCTCGGTGCATTCATGTTTGGCGGTGAGGCTTCCGACAAGAAAGTGAAAGTGCTCTCCGGAGGAGAAAAGACCCGACTGGCAATGATAAGGCTTCTTCTCGAACCTGTCAACCTTCTCATTCTTGATGAGCCCACCAATCACCTTGACATGAAGACCAAGGATATTCTTAAAAATGCCATAAAAGAATTTGACGGCACGGTCATCGTCGTAAGCCACGACCGTGAATTCCTTGACGGTCTGGTGGAAAAGGTTTATGAATTCGGTGGAGGGAAAGTAAAAGAATGTCTCGGAGGTATATACGAATTCCTTGAAAAGAAAAAACTCGCCTCTCTTTCAGAACTTGAACGTTCAACTACACCTACTGAAAAGCCTTCTGCAAAAAAGTCTGAGCAAAAACCTTCGGATGGCCCCAACACTCAGACACAGACACGAAAGCTCTCCTATGCAGAACAGCGTGAACATGAAAAAATTGTCAGAAAAGCGAAAAAGAAAATGGATGAGGCAGAGTCTGAAGTAAGCCGGCTGGAACAAGAAGTGGCAGATATAGAATCAATAATATCTACAGGAAGCTTTCCTTCCGACATCTACGATCGCCATGCAGCCACAACAAAGCAGCTCGAAAACGCAATGTCGCTATGGGAATTAGCAACGCTCGAATATGAGGAAATAAATTCCACAAAATAG
- a CDS encoding M23 family metallopeptidase has protein sequence MISSENHEKHDEISEKADISSILSAISHSEDVKISAVSPLNYISHAYSGCGYHKSGIIGNNGIKSTVPYPGYIGALKGMEWGRITSGFGYRPNFGRMHKGIDVAMNPGDTVFAPLSGRVERVDYEAKGYGRYIVLIHDDGMETRYAHLKMSIVSPGDYVVAGQAIALSGNSGNTTGPHLHFETRYRGEAIDPRTVFYFASGYPVGKPSSIASD, from the coding sequence ATGATTTCATCAGAAAATCATGAGAAACATGATGAGATATCCGAAAAAGCGGATATCAGCAGTATTCTGTCTGCAATCTCTCATTCTGAGGATGTAAAGATATCGGCAGTGAGTCCGCTGAATTATATATCACATGCCTACTCGGGATGTGGATATCATAAGTCAGGGATTATTGGCAATAATGGGATAAAAAGCACGGTCCCTTATCCTGGATATATTGGGGCTCTAAAAGGTATGGAATGGGGACGTATCACCTCAGGTTTTGGCTATCGACCCAACTTCGGAAGAATGCACAAAGGGATAGATGTGGCAATGAATCCCGGAGACACTGTATTTGCTCCGCTTTCGGGTAGGGTTGAAAGAGTGGATTATGAGGCAAAGGGATATGGGCGTTATATCGTCCTTATTCATGATGATGGAATGGAGACGCGATATGCCCATTTGAAGATGTCGATAGTCTCGCCCGGAGATTATGTGGTTGCCGGGCAGGCGATAGCCCTGAGTGGAAATTCCGGAAATACTACAGGTCCACATCTGCATTTTGAGACACGATATAGGGGCGAGGCTATTGATCCAAGAACGGTATTTTATTTTGCCTCGGGATATCCTGTCGGCAAGCCGTCATCAATCGCTTCTGATTAA
- a CDS encoding Wzz/FepE/Etk N-terminal domain-containing protein: MQENDINKSQEEEMEIDLLELAMTLWKKRKKLAVWSACGAVFGLVVAFSIPKEYATSVKLAPEVADSKGGGGSLGALASMAGFSMSSSSGADAVYPQLYPDVVSSVPFTTSLFDVQVTTKDDGKKMTVRQYLENEIRAPWWSTVMGLPFKLLGALRSNDEPAEGKKLDNFQLTVEENGLVEALNQRVSASVDTKTSVVTIDVNMQDPLVSAVLADTVVARLQEYVTNYRTNKARNDLEYALKLNEEAQSNYYKAQQRYADYLDRNQGLAFHSAQTMQDRLENEATLAFNLYNQTAQQVQKAQAKVQENTPVYAIVTPATVPIRAMSPKKGLILVGFTFLAFVACAAWILLISPLLEDYKKKLAEGGEKQQTDCAEE; this comes from the coding sequence ATGCAGGAAAATGATATAAATAAGAGCCAGGAAGAGGAGATGGAGATCGATCTTCTTGAACTTGCAATGACTCTTTGGAAGAAACGCAAAAAATTGGCTGTCTGGAGTGCTTGTGGAGCAGTGTTCGGTCTGGTTGTTGCGTTCAGCATCCCTAAAGAGTATGCTACTTCGGTAAAGCTTGCTCCCGAAGTGGCAGATTCCAAGGGTGGAGGTGGCAGTCTTGGCGCATTGGCGTCAATGGCAGGCTTTTCTATGAGCTCATCATCTGGAGCAGATGCTGTGTATCCACAGCTTTATCCGGATGTCGTTAGTTCGGTGCCTTTTACCACAAGTCTTTTTGATGTACAGGTGACAACAAAAGATGACGGCAAAAAAATGACTGTGCGCCAATATCTTGAAAATGAGATTAGGGCTCCTTGGTGGAGTACGGTTATGGGGCTTCCGTTCAAACTTCTTGGAGCATTGCGTAGCAATGATGAGCCTGCCGAGGGGAAGAAACTTGACAATTTTCAGCTTACTGTAGAAGAAAATGGTCTTGTAGAGGCTCTTAATCAGCGGGTTTCTGCGTCAGTCGACACAAAAACGAGTGTTGTTACAATAGATGTGAATATGCAGGATCCCCTTGTGTCGGCTGTGCTTGCTGATACAGTGGTGGCTCGCCTTCAGGAATATGTGACAAACTATCGTACAAACAAGGCTCGTAATGACCTGGAGTATGCTTTGAAACTTAATGAGGAGGCTCAGAGCAATTATTACAAAGCACAGCAGCGTTATGCCGACTATCTTGACAGGAACCAGGGGCTTGCATTCCACTCGGCTCAGACTATGCAGGATCGTCTTGAGAATGAGGCGACTCTCGCTTTCAACCTGTACAATCAGACAGCCCAGCAGGTACAGAAGGCCCAGGCTAAAGTGCAGGAGAACACACCTGTATATGCCATAGTGACTCCGGCAACTGTGCCTATCCGGGCAATGAGTCCAAAAAAAGGTCTGATTCTTGTCGGATTTACATTTCTTGCTTTTGTGGCTTGTGCCGCTTGGATATTACTGATATCTCCACTCCTTGAGGATTATAAGAAAAAACTGGCAGAAGGTGGCGAAAAGCAACAAACGGATTGTGCAGAAGAGTAA